In Juglans regia cultivar Chandler chromosome 5, Walnut 2.0, whole genome shotgun sequence, the following are encoded in one genomic region:
- the LOC108997813 gene encoding senescence-specific cysteine protease SAG39-like, producing MHEKHEQWMARYGRIYEDTYEKEKRFKIFKENAAYIESFNGAANKPYKLGINQFADLTNEEFVATRNRFMGHECSTQASSFKYENVTVLPSVMDWRKKGAVTPIKDQGQCGCCWAFSAVAAMEGITKLSTGKLISLSEQELVDCDIKGIDQGCGGGLMDNAFQFIEHNQGLTIEANYPYKGVDGTCNTKEESNHAAKINGYEDVPANSEKALLKAVANQPVSVAIDAEGSDFQFYSSGIFTGECGTSLDHGVTAVGYGITNDGTKYWLVKNSWGTEWGEQGYIRMQRDIDAKEGLCGIAMQASYPTA from the exons ATGCATGAGAAGCATGAGCAGTGGATGGCTCGTTATGGGCGTATATATGAGGACACTTACGAGAAAGAGAAgcgtttcaaaatattcaaagaaaaTGCGGCATACATAGAATCATTTAATGGTGCAGCAAACAAGCCATACAAGTTAGGAATCAACCAATTTGCAGATCTTACAAATGAAGAGTTCGTAGCCACGCGAAATAGATTCATGGGGCATGAATGCTCGACACAAGCTTCttctttcaaatatgaaaatgtaACTGTGTTGCCTTCTGTAATGGACTGGAGAAAGAAAGGAGCAGTAACACCCATCAAAGACCAAGGCCAATGTG GATGTTGCTGGGCATTTTCAGCAGTGGCAGCCATGGAAGGAATTACCAAGCTATCAACTGGTAAATTAATCTCTTTGTCTGAGCAAGAGTTGGTAGACTGTGACATTAAAGGAATTGACCAAGGGTGTGGTGGCGGTTTGATGGATAATGCATTCCAATTCATCGAACATAATCAAGGCCTAACTATAGAAGCCAACTATCCTTACAAGGGTGTTGATGGAACCTGCAACACAAAGGAAGAATCCAACCATGCAGCCAAGATAAATGGCTATGAAGATGTGCCAGCAAATAGCGAAAAAGCACTTCTTAAAGCTGTAGCTAATCAACCAGTTTCTGTTGCCATAGATGCTGAAGGTTCTGATTTCCAATTCTATTCAAGTGGTATTTTTACAGGAGAGTGTGGCACTAGCCTAGACCATGGTGTTACCGCTGTTGGTTACGGGATCACCAATGACGGGACCAAGTATTGGCTAGTGAAGAACTCATGGGGTACAGAATGGGGTGAACAAGGGTACATAAGGATGCAAAGAGATATTGATGCAAAGGAAGGCCTATGTGGTATAGCAATGCAAGCCTCTTATCCAACCGCATAA